Proteins encoded together in one Vitis vinifera cultivar Pinot Noir 40024 chromosome 4, ASM3070453v1 window:
- the LOC100256029 gene encoding brassinosteroid-related acyltransferase 1 produces the protein MATQHENYSLVSITKRVSVYPKSLRPQQLLSLSNLDRQCPTLMYLVFFYNPSHALKNLSIKTVFSSLKSSLEETLSAWYPAAGRLTLNPSDGKLELWCNNGGAILVEAVTQVQISELGDLSEYNEFYEKLVFKPSFNGNFSDMPLLVAQVTRFGCGGYSVGVGTSHSLFDGPAVFDFLRAWASNTTMIGSTGLDHQQHKPVHDRGTLLACMRSQPASAKLGKNPNSVSRVAAIDHLYLLIKQAASDWNHVSDGKLGGQKLSHMGSSNQDNYVLKTFHLNVSMIESLKRKIFGEKRGSLPCSSFEVVAAHLWKARTKALGLRKERMVCLQFAVDTRTKMVPPLPQGFSGNAYVLASIALTAGELEEESHGSLIERIKEAKNSVTTDYICAYMEALEAPQTSLPPLKELTLVSDWTRMPFHKVNFLHGEAAFVSPLVPPITQVAYFMHSPTESRSIDVRIGLLPQTLTAFSHHFLTNMQ, from the exons ATGGCCACCCAACATGAGAATTATTCACTAGTCTCTATAACAAAGAGAGTTTCCGTGTACCCCAAATCACTGCGTCCCCAACAGCTCCTCAGCCTGTCCAATTTGGATAGGCAGTGTCCAACACTCATGTACTTGGTTTTCTTTTACAACCCATCTCATGCTTTGAAAAATTTATCCATCAAGACGGTTTTCAGTAGCTTGAAGTCTAGCCTGGAAGAAACCTTGTCTGCCTGGTACCCAGCTGCCGGTAGGCTGACTTTGAACCCTAGTGATGGGAAGCTTGAACTCTGGTGCAACAACGGTGGTGCAATTCTAGTTGAGGCAGTGACCCAAGTTCAAATCTCTGAGCTTGGAGATCTCTCAGAGTACAACGAATTCTACGAGAAGCTCGTCTTCAAGCCATCTTTTAATGGGAATTTCTCCGATATGCCTCTCCTTGTTGCCCAG GTGACAAGGTTTGGATGTGGAGGCTACTCGGTGGGTGTGGGCACGAGCCACTCCTTATTTGATGGACCAGCTGTGTTTGATTTTCTTCGTGCATGGGCTTCTAATACAACTATGATAGGGAGTACAGGTCTTGATCATCAGCAGCATAAGCCCGTGCACGATCGAGGGACACTGTTGGCTTGTATGCGATCGCAACCAGCAAGTGCTAAATTGGGTAAAAACCCGAATTCAGTGTCAAGAGTTGCAGCAATAGATCATTTATATCTACTGATAAAACAAGCTGCTAGCGATTGGAATCATGTCTCAGATGGGAAGCTTGGTGGGCAGAAGCTTTCCCACATGGGTAGCTCAAATCAAGACAATTATGTGCTCAAGACCTTTCATCTGAATGTTTCAATGATAGAAAGCTTGAAGAGGAAGATCTTTGGTGAGAAGAGAGGAAGCCTTCCATGTTCATCCTTTGAGGTGGTTGCAGCTCACCTGTGGAag GCAAGGACCAAAGCTTTAGGACTAAGGAAGGAAAGAATGGTGTGCCTGCAATTTGCTGTGGACACAAGGACCAAGATGGTGCCGCCACTGCCGCAAGGCTTCAGCGGGAATGCTTATGTACTTGCATCCATAGCTCTAACAGCAGGAGAATTGGAGGAAGAAAGCCATGGGAGCTTAATCGAGAGGATAAAGGAAGCCAAGAACTCGGTCACCACCGACTACATCTGTGCATACATGGAAGCACTGGAAGCACCTCAGACCAGTCTCCCTCCCCTTAAGGAGCTAACCCTGGTTTCAGACTGGACAAGGATGCCATTCCACAAGGTCAATTTCCTCCATGGAGAAGCTGCCTTTGTATCACCACTGGTTCCTCCTATCACCCAAGTGGCATacttcatgcacagccccactgaaAGTAGAAGCATTGATGTGAGAATTGGTCTACTCCCACAAACCTTGACTGCCTTCTCACACCACTTCCTCACCAATATGCAATAA
- the LOC100250889 gene encoding two-component response regulator ARR12, translating to MTVEPRVEDPNDQFPIGMRVLAVDDDPTCLRLLDTLLRRCQYHVTTTSQAITALKMLRENKNQFDLVISDVHMPDMDGFKLLELVGLEMDLPVIMLSANDDPKLVMKGITHGACDYLLKPVRIEQLKNIWQHVIRRRRFDPRDQNNSDSRDKRQGPGEGGQGSSEPGNPDHGKLNKKRKDQNEDDDEENDENGHDNEDPSSQKKPRVVWSVELHRKFVAAVNQLGIDRAVPKKILDLMNVEKLTRENVASHLQKYRLYLKRISCVANQQANMVAALGSTDSTYLHSLNGLGNFYNLSGSGQLPNSTFRSFPPSGMLGRLNTPSGMGMHCLSSSEMVQLGHLQNSSNPINSGGKFQPVLLPGNQNGIILQGMPMSLELEQLQHNKGIIRVGELSTTIGDSTVFPASSGFPDTKMTSSRSSSSLLVAANSPLMLQGHSQENQRRGGLRNQNSATLLNAELPSSFPDHGRCNDNWSTAVQPSAIQSSSFPLSDCFKQATLHPSNLRDNISSVTLQSGTNLRDVSCVTSMPPPLPDSRTDLECQAMTISSNSVKIMNYSPKVWDDHKHKLSHHSSLGCSSANSLIPAPGVMGTFDQGLDLKNTISDRNMDFNLMGESNFVNPLPMQQNAVEESASDTALQLKQGCTLGQRKPQSSYASNNVGSLEDLVSAMMKQEQDKTTLMEGDLGYDAYSLGTCL from the exons ATGACAGTTGAACCGAGGGTTGAAGACCCAAATGATCAATTTCCGATTGGTATGCGGGTTCTCGCCGTTGATGATGACCCTACCTGTCTTAGGCTCTTGGACACTCTGCTTCGTCGATGCCAGTACCATG TTACGACAACTAGTCAGGCAATCACAGCATTGAAGATGCtgagagaaaacaaaaaccagTTTGATTTGGTTATCAGTGATGTGCATATGCCTGATATGGACGGTTTCAAGCTGCTTGAGCTTGTGGGGCTTGAGATGGACCTACCTGTAATAA TGCTATCGGCAAATGATGACCCGAAGCTTGTGATGAAGGGAATTACCCATGGGGCTTGTGATTATTTGCTGAAACCTGTTCGAATTGAGCAGCTAAAGAACATATGGCAACATGTAATCAGGAGAAGGAGGTTTGATCCTAGGGACCAGAATAATTCTGACAGTCGAGACAAGCGTCAAGGACCTGGTGAAGGAGGACAAGGGTCCAGTGAACCAGGGAATCCTGATCATGGGAAGCTTAATAAAAAGCGGAAGGACCAGAATGAAGATGACGATGAGGAAAATGATGAGAATGGACATGATAATGAGGACCCATCAAGTCAGAAGAAGCCTCGTGTTGTTTGGTCTGTAGAGCTGCATCGCAAATTTGTTGCAGCTGTTAATCAGTTGGGCATTGAca GGGCTGTACCTAAAAAGATATTAGATTTGATGAATGTTGAGAAGCTTACAAGAGAAAATGTAGCAAGCCATCTCCAG AAATATAGGCTTTACCTAAAAAGGATCAGCTGTGTGGCAAATCAGCAAGCTAATATGGTTGCAGCCTTGGGCAGTACAGATTCTACCTATTTGCATTCACTTAATGGCCTTGGAAATTTCTACAATTTGTCTGGATCTGGGCAGTTGCCAAACTCTACTTTCAGATCCTTCCCACCTAGTGGAATGCTCGGTAGATTGAACACTCCTTCTGGTATGGGTATGCATTGCCTTTCTTCTTCAGAGATGGTTCAACTGGGACATTTGCAAAACTCAAGCAATCCTATTAACAGTGGGGGTAAATTCCAGCCGGTGTTACTACCTGGAAACCAAAATGGTATTATACTTCAAGGGATGCCAATGTCCTTAGAACTTGAGCAATTGCAACATAATAAAGGCATCATCCGTGTTGGAGAGCTCTCTACTACTATTGGGGATTCAACTGTTTTCCCTGCTTCAAGTGGCTTCCCAGATACAAAAATGACTTCCAGTAGGTCATCCAGCTCTCTTCTTGTTGCTGCAAACAGTCCCTTAATGTTACAAGGACACTCCCAAGAGAACCAAAGAAGAGGAGGGTTGAGAAATCAAAATTCTGCTACATTGTTAAACGCAGAGCTTCCTTCTTCATTTCCAGATCATGGTAGATGTAATGACAACTGGTCAACTGCTGTTCAGCCATCTGCGATCCAATCAAGTTCTTTTCCATTAAGTGACTGCTTTAAACAGGCTACTTTGCATCCTAGTAACTTGAGAGACAATATCTCTTCAGTGACCCTGCAAAGTGGGACTAATCTACGTGATGTTTCTTGTGTCACTTCAATGCCTCCTCCACTGCCAGATTCAAGAACAGATTTAGAATGTCAAGCAATGACAATCAGTAGTAATTCTGtaaaaattatgaattattCCCCAAAAGTGTGGGATGACCATAAACACAAGCTCTCTCACCATTCAAGTCTCGGATGCAGCTCAGCAAACTCTTTGATCCCTGCTCCTGGAGTAATGGGTACATTTGACCAGGGTTTGGACCTGAAAAACACAATATCTGACAGAAATATGGATTTCAATTTGATGGGGGAGTCGAATTTTGTCAATCCCTTGCCCATGCAGCAGAATGCAGTTGAGGAATCAGCTTCAGATACAGCATTGCAGTTGAAGCAAGGTTGCACCTTGGGGCAAAGAAAACCACAAAGCAGCTATGCTTCTAATAATGTTGGTTCCTTGGAAGATCTAGTGAGTGCAATGATGAAACAG GAACAGGACAAGACGACATTGATGGAAGGAGACTTAGGATATGATGCTTATTCCCTTGGGACGTGTCTATGA